In Rhinatrema bivittatum chromosome 1, aRhiBiv1.1, whole genome shotgun sequence, a single genomic region encodes these proteins:
- the NPY5R gene encoding neuropeptide Y receptor type 5, producing the protein MDLDIKDYNNRTVIKEDNSTSSTSSNFPVWEDYNSSVDDIRYFLIGLYTFVSLLGFVGNLLILLVLFRKRKQKTIINFLIGNLAFSDILVVLFCSPFTLTCVLLDQWIFGEILCHIVPFLQCVSVLISTLMLISIAVVRYHMIKNPLSTILTANHGYFLIATVWTLGFTICSPLPVFHKIIDLSETFHLESLNNRYLCIESWPSDSYRIAFTISLLLVQYILPIIFLIISYTNVCKSISSRLPNRENRFEENEMINLTLQQPKKTQSQMESSGTRKWSYSFVKKHRRRYSKKSASVVPAILRRHQDSTLGEEVPETSTTDRSHTLPSSVFLPGVPICFEMKTEESLELQNVMCASKSITRIKKRSRRVFCRLTVLILAFSISWMPLHLFHLVTDFNANLISNRHFKLVFCICHLLGMMSCCLNPLLYGFLNNGIKDDLMSLIQCFQIS; encoded by the coding sequence ATGGATTTAGACATCAAAGACTATAATAACAGGACTGTTATCAAAGAAGACAACAGTACTTCTTCAACAAGTTCCAATTTCCCTGTTTGGGAAGACTATAACAGCAGTGTTGATGACATACGATACTTTCTGATTGGGTTGTACACATTTGTAAGCCTTCTTGGTTTTGTGGGAAATCTACTTATCCTATTGGTTCTTTTCAGAAAGCGCAAGCAAAAGACTATAAtaaattttctcattggaaactTGGCTTTTTCTGACATTTTGGTTGTGCTTTTTTGCTCACCTTTCACACTGACATGTGTTTTGCTGGATCAGTGGATCTTTGGAGAAATCTTGTGCCACATAGTACCTTTTCTCCAGTGTGTATCTGTTCTGATCTCAACTTTAATGTTAATCTCCATTGCTGTAGTCAGGTACCACATGATAAAAAATCCTCTTTCTACCATTTTGACAGCAAACCATGGATACTTTTTAATAGCAACTGTCTGGACTCTTGGGTTCACTATTTGTTCTCCTCTGCCAGTTTTTCACAAGATTATTGATCTCAGTGAGACTTTCCACCTAGAATCATTGAACAACAGGTATTTGTGCATTGAATCATGGCCATCCGATTCCTACAGGATTGCATTCACTATTTCCTTATTACTTGTGCAGTATATATTGCCCATAATTTTTCTAATCATCAGCTACACAAATGTCTGCAAGAGCATAAGTTCCAGACTTCCAAACAGAGAGAACAGatttgaagaaaatgaaatgatAAACTTAACACTTCAGCAACCTAAGAAAACCCAATCTCAGATGGAAAGTTCTGGCACTCGCAAATGGAGTTATTCATTTGTGAAGAAACACAGGAGAAGGTATAGTAAAAAGTCTGCCAGTGTGGTCCCAGCCATCTTAAGGCGTCACCAGGATAGTACCTTGGGAGAAGAAGTTCCAGAAACCTCCACTACTGACAGGAGCCATACGTTACCTTCCAGCGTGTTTTTACCAGGAGTACCTATATGTTTTGAGATGAAAACAGAAGAAAGTTTAGAACTACAGAATGTGATGTGTGCATCAAAATCCATCACTCGAATAAAGAAAAGATCTCGTCGGGTTTTTTGCAGGCTGACGGTATTGATCTTAGCCTTTTCTATCAGTTGGATGCCACTGCACCTTTTTCACCTTGTAACAGATTTTAATGCCAACCTCATTTCCAATCGACATTTTAAATTGGTATTCTGCATTTGCCACTTGCTGGGTATGATGtcttgctgtttgaatcctttaTTATATGGTTTCTTAAACAATGGAATCAAGGATGATTTGATGTCGCTTATTCAGTGTTTCCAGATATCATAA